One part of the Microbulbifer sp. THAF38 genome encodes these proteins:
- a CDS encoding ketopantoate reductase family protein encodes MSTPKEPVKKGKILILGAGSIGSYLAAKFFHANYHVDVIGRKADRIGDRLYINNQAFDFPLTSSEINVQLTYDFIFLTCKVFDLKKNLHKLKERSPKSKIIILLQNCLFDISELERTYNQDLTSLLVYDGFNLIENRLKHTQGSGFLIGSDKHTESLLRLFKDSHIEIKKNENIQQHRIEKAIYNCVINIFSATHSKTIRELFADAEITEHMQNILYESHEVLSQEMEIAQDKEIMWDNLSRFASNLDHYASTYQDVRENKVTELAFLNGFIIDLGRKVGIATPLNIEAVDKFKRKYPNLY; translated from the coding sequence ATGAGCACGCCAAAGGAGCCAGTGAAAAAAGGGAAGATACTAATACTCGGAGCAGGATCAATTGGATCATACTTAGCCGCGAAATTTTTTCATGCAAATTATCATGTAGATGTTATAGGAAGAAAGGCTGACAGGATTGGGGATCGACTTTATATCAATAACCAGGCATTTGACTTTCCTCTTACCTCAAGTGAGATCAATGTACAGCTGACCTATGACTTTATTTTCTTAACGTGCAAGGTCTTTGATCTTAAAAAAAACCTGCATAAATTAAAGGAAAGAAGTCCAAAATCAAAAATTATAATATTACTGCAAAACTGCCTCTTTGATATTTCCGAACTTGAACGCACCTATAATCAGGACTTAACTAGCCTTCTGGTGTATGACGGCTTCAATTTAATCGAGAACAGATTAAAGCATACTCAAGGTTCTGGATTTCTCATTGGGAGCGACAAACACACAGAAAGCTTACTTCGCCTATTTAAAGACTCACACATAGAAATTAAAAAAAATGAAAATATCCAGCAGCATCGAATTGAAAAAGCCATTTATAACTGTGTGATAAATATATTCTCTGCCACCCACTCAAAAACTATCAGGGAACTATTTGCCGACGCAGAAATAACTGAACACATGCAAAATATACTCTATGAGTCTCATGAAGTTCTATCACAAGAAATGGAGATTGCACAAGATAAAGAAATAATGTGGGACAACCTAAGTCGATTCGCCAGTAATCTGGACCACTATGCATCAACCTACCAGGATGTCAGAGAAAACAAAGTTACAGAGCTTGCCTTTTTAAATGGCTTTATTATTGATTTGGGGCGCAAAGTAGGTATAGCTACCCCCCTAAATATTGAGGCCGTGGATAAATTTAAGAGAAAATATCCCAATCTATATTGA
- a CDS encoding coniferyl aldehyde dehydrogenase, with translation MTIQTLTRQDADKALLQNQLDSQRRAHHANPVPSYQQRVQDLKTLGRMLREQQEAIVEAICCDYGSRSREETLLLEIYPALAGIKDAIKNVKKWMKPRRRHIDFKAYPLSKNTVVPQPLGVVGVIVPWNFPINLSISPLTNIFAAGNHAMVKMSTNSSRLAELLKEISPKYFPEEKLSFIPDYGEIGPLFSSLKFDHLIFTGSSTTGRAVMRSCAENLTPVTLELGGKSPAIIAPDFPIEKAAERLIHWKMVNAGQICVNVDYLFVPENQLDNFIEHAGRLIKKHFPNWQSPDYTSIIDSAAYQRLWKTLDDAVDKGAKVYDLSEGELKRNDSLRKFPPHLLVNVNQDMLVMQREIFGPLLPIMTYSRPEEVIDYINAQPRPLAIYPYTNDKDLQNRYIEQIMSGGVSINNCVLHVGQHDIPFGGVGESGMGHYHGYEGFLTFSKLRPIYQQGPIDLLRLMRPPYGKFSNRLLNLMLKMTQ, from the coding sequence ATGACCATCCAGACCCTCACCCGGCAGGATGCAGACAAGGCGCTTCTCCAGAATCAGCTAGACAGCCAGCGCCGAGCCCATCACGCCAACCCCGTTCCCAGCTACCAGCAGCGAGTACAAGACCTCAAAACCCTGGGGAGAATGCTACGTGAACAGCAGGAGGCCATTGTAGAAGCCATATGCTGCGACTACGGCAGTCGCTCACGGGAGGAAACTCTGCTACTGGAGATATACCCTGCCCTTGCCGGTATTAAGGATGCGATCAAGAACGTCAAAAAGTGGATGAAACCCCGCCGGCGCCATATCGACTTCAAGGCCTATCCCCTGTCTAAAAATACGGTGGTCCCCCAACCCCTGGGGGTAGTCGGAGTAATAGTGCCGTGGAACTTCCCAATTAACCTGAGTATTTCCCCGCTGACCAATATCTTTGCCGCCGGCAATCACGCGATGGTCAAAATGTCGACCAACTCCAGCCGGCTGGCCGAGTTATTAAAAGAGATCAGCCCCAAGTATTTTCCTGAAGAAAAGCTTTCTTTTATTCCTGACTACGGCGAAATAGGCCCACTGTTCTCTAGCCTGAAATTTGACCACCTGATTTTCACCGGCTCCAGCACCACAGGTCGAGCCGTGATGCGCTCCTGTGCAGAAAATCTCACTCCAGTCACATTGGAGTTGGGTGGAAAGTCACCGGCTATCATCGCTCCAGATTTTCCCATAGAAAAAGCGGCGGAGCGTCTTATCCACTGGAAAATGGTCAATGCGGGCCAGATATGTGTCAATGTGGATTACCTCTTCGTACCAGAGAACCAGCTGGACAATTTTATCGAACATGCAGGCCGGCTGATTAAAAAACACTTCCCAAACTGGCAGAGCCCTGACTATACCTCCATTATCGACAGTGCCGCCTACCAGCGCCTGTGGAAAACTCTGGATGATGCCGTCGACAAAGGAGCCAAGGTTTACGATCTAAGCGAGGGGGAGCTCAAGCGGAACGATAGCCTACGAAAATTCCCCCCTCACCTGTTAGTCAATGTAAACCAAGATATGCTGGTGATGCAGCGGGAAATTTTTGGGCCTCTCCTACCGATTATGACCTATTCCAGGCCCGAAGAGGTTATAGACTATATCAATGCCCAGCCACGACCGCTGGCAATTTATCCCTATACCAACGATAAGGATCTGCAAAATCGCTATATTGAGCAGATTATGTCTGGCGGTGTGTCGATAAATAACTGCGTGTTACATGTTGGCCAGCACGATATTCCATTTGGCGGCGTTGGGGAGAGTGGTATGGGACACTACCACGGCTACGAAGGATTTCTCACCTTCTCCAAACTGAGGCCAATTTATCAACAGGGACCTATCGATCTACTGAGGTTAATGCGTCCACCCTATGGAAAGTTTTCCAATAGACTATTAAACCTTATGCTCAAGATGACTCAATAA
- a CDS encoding PepSY domain-containing protein, translating to MKFFSRMLLALIAATTLQTAIADEKPPPGAMALSMVLTKLEQQGYTPIVEVDLERGQWKVEAYKGDQKYDLIVDPNSAEVQSEKPDNS from the coding sequence ATGAAGTTCTTCAGCAGAATGTTGCTGGCACTAATCGCCGCAACCACGCTACAAACCGCCATCGCCGACGAAAAACCCCCACCCGGGGCAATGGCACTCTCTATGGTGCTCACAAAGTTAGAGCAACAGGGTTATACCCCAATTGTTGAGGTAGACCTGGAAAGAGGACAATGGAAAGTGGAGGCTTACAAGGGCGATCAAAAATACGACCTGATTGTGGATCCCAATTCGGCAGAGGTTCAATCCGAAAAACCCGATAACAGCTAA